The Rhodopseudomonas palustris genome window below encodes:
- a CDS encoding hemolysin family protein: protein MLSVELAIVVVLIVVNGLLSMSELAIVSSRPARLSILAQRGVRGARQALKLSEDPGRFLSTVQIGITLVGVASGAFSGATLGQRLSDWLAATGVPFADIIGVGLVVTLITYATLIVGELVPKQLALRDPEAVAVKVAPAMALLAKISLPVVVVLDVSGKAMLALLGQSGEPEDKISEEEIHSLVLEAETAGVLEPGERQMIAGVMRLGDRPVGAVMTPRPEVDMIDVSDPPEVIRAAFVESPHSRLPATDGDRDDPIGIIQAKDVLEIYLRGDTPDFRALVRDAPVIPASADARDALLMLRNASVHMGLVYDEFGGFEGVVSTADILESIVGAFSSEDGPPEPAAVRRDDGSYLIAGWMPVDEFGDLLGILVPTPRDYHTVAGLVLAHLGALPAVGDKFDFQGWRFEILDLDHRRIDKILASRLPDDEASP, encoded by the coding sequence ATGCTCTCGGTGGAATTGGCAATCGTTGTCGTCCTGATCGTCGTCAACGGTCTGCTGTCGATGTCCGAACTGGCGATCGTTTCCTCTCGCCCGGCGCGGCTCTCAATCCTGGCGCAGCGCGGCGTTCGCGGAGCCCGGCAGGCGCTCAAGCTGAGCGAAGATCCGGGCCGTTTTCTCTCGACCGTCCAGATCGGCATCACCTTGGTCGGCGTGGCGTCCGGCGCGTTCTCCGGCGCGACGCTGGGCCAGCGCCTGAGCGACTGGCTGGCAGCGACCGGCGTGCCGTTCGCCGATATCATCGGCGTCGGCCTGGTGGTGACGCTGATCACCTACGCGACGCTGATCGTCGGCGAGCTGGTGCCGAAGCAACTCGCGCTCCGCGACCCCGAAGCCGTCGCGGTGAAGGTCGCGCCGGCCATGGCGCTGCTCGCCAAGATTTCGCTGCCGGTGGTGGTGGTGCTCGACGTCTCCGGCAAGGCAATGTTGGCGCTGCTCGGCCAGAGCGGTGAGCCCGAGGACAAGATCTCCGAAGAGGAGATCCATAGCCTGGTGCTGGAGGCTGAGACCGCCGGCGTGCTCGAGCCAGGCGAACGGCAGATGATCGCCGGCGTGATGCGGCTCGGCGACCGCCCGGTCGGCGCGGTGATGACGCCACGGCCGGAGGTCGACATGATCGACGTGTCCGATCCACCGGAGGTCATCCGGGCTGCCTTCGTCGAGAGCCCGCATTCGCGGCTGCCTGCGACCGACGGCGATCGCGACGACCCGATCGGCATCATCCAGGCCAAGGACGTGCTGGAGATCTATCTGCGCGGCGACACGCCGGACTTCCGCGCGCTGGTCCGCGACGCACCGGTAATCCCGGCCTCGGCCGACGCCCGCGACGCCCTGCTAATGCTGCGCAACGCCTCGGTGCATATGGGGCTGGTGTACGACGAATTCGGCGGCTTCGAGGGCGTGGTGAGCACAGCCGATATTCTGGAATCGATCGTCGGCGCGTTCAGCTCCGAAGATGGTCCGCCGGAGCCGGCGGCAGTGCGCCGCGACGACGGTTCGTATCTGATCGCCGGTTGGATGCCGGTCGACGAATTCGGCGATCTGCTCGGCATTCTGGTGCCGACGCCGCGCGATTATCACACCGTCGCCGGCCTGGTGCTGGCCCATCTCGGCGCGCTGCCTGCCGTCGGCGACAAGTTCGACTTCCAAGGGTGGCGGTTCGAAATCCTCGACCTCGATCACCGCCGGATCGACAAGATCCTGGCGAGCCGCCTGCCCGACGACGAAGCCTCGCCATGA
- a CDS encoding single-stranded DNA-binding protein, protein MAGSVNKVILVGNLGADPEIKRTQDGRPIANLRIATSESWRDRATGERKEKTEWHRVVIFNEGLCKVAEQYLRKGAKVYIEGQLQTRKWTDQSGAERYSTEVVLQNFNSNLTMLDGRSGGGGGGGGYGDDNSGGDFGSSGPSGGGGGRRPMPVSSGGGRSDMDDDIPF, encoded by the coding sequence ATGGCGGGTAGCGTGAACAAGGTGATCCTGGTCGGGAATCTCGGTGCCGATCCGGAGATCAAGCGGACCCAGGATGGGCGTCCGATTGCCAACCTGCGGATTGCCACCTCGGAGTCCTGGCGTGATCGCGCCACCGGCGAGCGTAAGGAAAAGACCGAGTGGCACCGTGTCGTGATTTTCAACGAAGGGTTGTGCAAGGTCGCCGAGCAGTACCTGAGAAAAGGCGCGAAGGTTTACATCGAAGGCCAGCTGCAGACACGCAAATGGACCGACCAGAGCGGCGCTGAGCGCTACAGTACCGAGGTTGTGCTACAGAACTTCAACTCGAACCTGACCATGCTCGACGGCCGCAGCGGCGGCGGTGGAGGTGGTGGCGGCTATGGCGACGACAATTCCGGCGGTGATTTCGGCTCCAGTGGCCCGTCGGGTGGTGGCGGCGGACGCCGGCCGATGCCGGTCAGCAGCGGCGGCGGCCGCAGCGACATGGACGACGACATTCCGTTCTAA